A region of Bacillus cabrialesii DNA encodes the following proteins:
- a CDS encoding endolytic transglycosylase MltG yields MTKRGIQAFAGGIILATAVLAAVFYLTDEDQAAAVKENKTVTEQDVNNYLDSKKMVSVNREEYQKLLDSKEKSLTNDSSSDTKTDKVKTYKLKIKDGMSTADVSAILEKEGIISSAQDFNDYVIDAGYHKEIRAGEFKVKSDMSFKKIVKTLTR; encoded by the coding sequence ATGACAAAACGGGGCATTCAAGCATTTGCCGGCGGCATCATTTTAGCAACAGCCGTCCTTGCAGCTGTTTTTTATTTGACAGACGAAGATCAGGCCGCTGCTGTAAAAGAAAATAAAACAGTAACCGAACAAGACGTGAACAATTATCTTGATTCTAAAAAAATGGTTTCTGTGAACCGTGAGGAATATCAAAAGCTTCTCGATTCAAAAGAGAAATCCTTGACCAATGACAGCAGCTCAGACACGAAAACAGACAAAGTAAAAACGTACAAGCTCAAAATTAAAGACGGCATGAGCACTGCAGATGTATCAGCAATTCTTGAAAAAGAAGGCATCATCTCCTCGGCCCAAGACTTTAATGACTATGTCATTGATGCCGGCTATCACAAAGAAATCCGCGCCGGCGAGTTTAAAGTGAAATCAGACATGAGTTTCAAAAAGATCGTAAAAACGTTAACACGATAA
- the pstB gene encoding phosphate ABC transporter ATP-binding protein PstB, with the protein MSEQMVKEKPERAVFVPQQRHVIEVRDLSIFYGNKQAVHHVNMDIEKNAVTALIGPSGCGKSTFLRNINRMNDLIPSARAEGEILYEGLNILGGNINVVSLRREIGMVFQKPNPFPKSIYANITHALKYAGERKKAVLDEIVEESLTKAALWDEVKDRLHSSALSLSGGQQQRLCIARTLAMKPAVLLLDEPASALDPISNAKIEELMTELKSEYSIIIVTHNMQQALRVSDRTAFFLNGELVEYGQTEQIFTSPKQQKTEDYINGKFG; encoded by the coding sequence ATGTCTGAACAAATGGTAAAAGAAAAGCCTGAACGTGCTGTTTTCGTTCCGCAGCAGCGTCACGTAATCGAAGTGAGAGATCTGTCTATTTTTTACGGAAATAAACAAGCGGTTCACCACGTGAATATGGATATTGAAAAAAACGCGGTGACCGCTTTGATTGGGCCGTCAGGATGCGGAAAGTCTACTTTTTTAAGAAACATTAACCGAATGAATGACTTAATTCCTTCTGCAAGGGCTGAAGGTGAAATCCTTTATGAAGGATTAAATATACTGGGTGGAAATATTAACGTTGTCAGCTTAAGAAGAGAAATCGGAATGGTTTTTCAAAAACCGAATCCTTTTCCGAAATCAATCTATGCGAATATCACACATGCTTTGAAATATGCCGGAGAGCGGAAGAAAGCCGTTTTAGATGAGATTGTGGAAGAAAGCTTAACAAAAGCAGCGCTCTGGGATGAGGTGAAGGATCGTTTGCATTCATCTGCACTCTCATTATCAGGGGGGCAGCAGCAGCGTTTATGCATCGCGAGAACGCTTGCGATGAAGCCGGCTGTTCTTCTGCTGGATGAACCAGCTTCAGCACTAGATCCGATTTCAAATGCAAAAATAGAAGAATTAATGACAGAATTGAAAAGCGAATACTCGATTATTATTGTCACGCACAATATGCAGCAGGCTCTGCGGGTTTCTGACCGGACTGCATTCTTTTTAAACGGAGAGCTTGTAGAATACGGACAGACTGAACAGATTTTCACCAGTCCGAAACAGCAAAAGACAGAGGATTATATTAACGGGAAATTCGGATAG
- a CDS encoding glycosyltransferase family 4 protein, which yields MNILMLAFEHPHEPKSGLGVHLNRLISYLNPHISITLFTPSGRLFSYAQFEDFIADANFTMVQHVLSCNERFDLIHAHDDMTAPAAHYLKERLGLPLAATIHGLESERKKACKEALHPYRQQTERLLIESADELIVLSTFMKQALDQAARKKVTIIPSPVSMEEKKGEIPRSMNRRFLFSFGRFVPEKGFSQLLKVFAILRQRQPDLHLVLAGEGPSLSSYEKLAASLNLKERVIFLPFLHRRDIRAFLSQCEMAVFPSCYEPFGLAAQESMEQGVLTAVSQSGGFCDYAVHEKTAVTVDFTRAQEAADLLDRLLKDREKAHRIKESGRQQVIKLHNPRLITESYLQLYKRIINNSTIH from the coding sequence GTGAACATCCTCATGCTTGCATTTGAACATCCACATGAGCCGAAAAGCGGGCTCGGTGTCCATTTAAACCGTCTTATTTCTTATTTAAACCCGCATATCAGCATAACTCTTTTTACTCCAAGCGGGCGGCTGTTTTCATATGCGCAGTTTGAAGATTTCATAGCTGATGCTAACTTTACAATGGTTCAGCATGTGTTATCCTGCAATGAGCGTTTCGATCTGATTCATGCCCATGACGACATGACAGCTCCTGCCGCTCATTATTTGAAAGAACGGCTTGGCCTTCCGCTTGCTGCGACAATCCACGGTCTTGAAAGCGAAAGGAAGAAGGCGTGCAAAGAAGCGCTGCATCCATACAGACAGCAGACTGAACGGCTCCTTATAGAATCCGCTGATGAACTGATCGTATTAAGCACATTTATGAAACAAGCTCTTGATCAGGCGGCACGTAAAAAAGTAACCATTATCCCGAGCCCTGTATCTATGGAGGAAAAAAAGGGGGAAATTCCAAGGAGCATGAATAGAAGGTTCCTATTTTCCTTTGGAAGATTTGTTCCGGAAAAAGGGTTTTCCCAGCTGTTAAAGGTGTTTGCCATCTTGAGACAGCGTCAGCCTGACCTTCATTTAGTGCTGGCTGGGGAAGGGCCCTCTCTGTCCTCCTATGAGAAATTAGCCGCGTCATTGAACCTGAAGGAACGTGTCATTTTCCTGCCGTTTTTGCACAGACGGGATATCAGAGCGTTTCTGTCTCAGTGTGAAATGGCTGTTTTCCCTAGTTGTTATGAGCCGTTTGGCCTTGCCGCGCAAGAAAGCATGGAACAGGGTGTGCTGACTGCCGTTTCTCAGTCGGGCGGTTTTTGTGACTATGCTGTTCATGAGAAAACGGCAGTCACCGTTGATTTTACGCGCGCACAGGAAGCGGCTGATCTGCTGGACAGGTTATTAAAAGACCGGGAAAAGGCTCATCGGATAAAGGAATCCGGCAGACAACAAG
- the pstC gene encoding phosphate ABC transporter permease subunit PstC: MINNRENMSVSERLISSRQNRQLDEVRGRMIVTACALIMIAASVAITIFLGVKGLQSFLVNGVSPIEFLTSLNWNPTDTDPKYGVLPFIFGSFAVTILSALIAAPLGIAGAIFMTEIAPNWGKKVLQPVIELLVGIPSVVYGFIGLTVLVPFIAQFKSSGTGHSLLAGTIVLSVMILPTITSISADAMASLPKSLREGSYALGATRWQTIRKVLVPAAFPTLMTAVVLGMARAFGEALAVQMVIGNTRVLPESLFDTAGTLTTIITLNMGHTTYGSVENNTLWSMGLVLLVMSFLFILLIRYLSSRRKV, from the coding sequence ATGATAAACAATAGAGAAAATATGTCTGTGAGCGAACGTTTAATCAGCTCAAGGCAAAATCGGCAATTGGATGAAGTTCGAGGAAGAATGATTGTGACAGCTTGTGCGCTTATTATGATTGCGGCATCTGTTGCCATCACCATTTTCCTTGGCGTTAAGGGGCTGCAATCTTTTCTTGTAAATGGTGTAAGCCCAATTGAATTCTTAACGAGCCTAAATTGGAACCCTACAGATACTGATCCGAAATACGGAGTTCTGCCATTTATTTTTGGATCATTTGCAGTAACAATTCTTTCTGCTCTCATTGCTGCGCCGCTTGGCATTGCAGGTGCGATTTTTATGACAGAAATTGCGCCGAATTGGGGAAAGAAAGTGCTGCAGCCGGTAATTGAGCTTTTAGTCGGCATTCCATCTGTTGTTTATGGATTCATAGGTCTTACAGTATTGGTGCCGTTTATCGCCCAGTTCAAATCGAGCGGAACAGGGCACAGTTTATTGGCGGGAACGATTGTCCTTTCCGTCATGATTCTTCCGACCATTACATCGATCTCTGCTGATGCGATGGCTTCCCTTCCAAAGAGTTTAAGAGAAGGTTCTTACGCGTTAGGTGCGACAAGATGGCAGACGATCAGAAAAGTACTTGTGCCTGCAGCTTTTCCAACATTAATGACGGCTGTTGTGCTTGGTATGGCACGGGCGTTTGGTGAAGCATTGGCTGTTCAGATGGTCATTGGTAATACAAGAGTGTTGCCGGAAAGCCTGTTTGACACCGCCGGAACACTGACAACGATCATCACGCTGAATATGGGCCACACGACATACGGCAGCGTTGAAAACAATACGCTGTGGTCAATGGGGCTTGTGCTTCTGGTCATGTCATTCTTGTTCATCTTGCTTATTCGCTACTTGTCATCTAGGAGGAAAGTGTAA
- a CDS encoding IS3 family transposase (programmed frameshift) yields MGTRVSYPVEVKQKAVEMRLAGVPMKEIMQKLNIKNKTQVQTWVRWHKAGDTHRFEQPVGKQYTYGKGPEYSSELEKLQAENCYLRQQNEVFKKVQRIGKEVDSETSVELVEVLRSTMTVQDICIHLGISRASYYRWKKNRMKDHPKRHLEKQIGTLCREHKYRYGYRKITAILKKGMRINHKTVQRIMQKNQWQCRVKVKKRKKNGQPYAVVDNILDRNFQSDRPLEKLVTDITYLPYGQKQLYLSSILDLYNGEVIAYTIGDKQDTDFVLDTLEQLPTLPENCVLHSDQGSVYTSYEYQKAVNTKGIIMSMSRKGTPADNASIESFHSLLKSETFYLNSIDRTTTAIVERTVTEYIHYYNNIRIQTKLNNQSPINYRQLAV; encoded by the exons ATGGGGACAAGAGTGAGTTATCCGGTTGAAGTGAAACAGAAGGCTGTAGAAATGAGATTGGCAGGCGTACCTATGAAAGAGATCATGCAGAAATTGAATATTAAGAATAAGACACAGGTTCAGACATGGGTTAGATGGCATAAGGCTGGGGATACACATCGATTCGAACAGCCTGTTGGAAAGCAATACACTTACGGAAAAGGTCCGGAGTATTCTTCCGAATTAGAGAAACTGCAGGCAGAGAATTGTTATCTAAGACAACAGAATGAAGTGT TTAAAAAAGTACAACGAATTGGAAAGGAAGTTGATAGCGAAACGTCAGTCGAACTTGTAGAAGTATTGCGCAGCACAATGACCGTGCAGGATATCTGTATTCATTTAGGTATCTCTCGAGCGTCTTATTATCGTTGGAAGAAGAATCGGATGAAGGATCATCCCAAGCGACATTTGGAAAAACAAATCGGTACGTTGTGCCGAGAGCACAAGTATCGATATGGATATCGGAAAATCACAGCCATTTTAAAAAAGGGAATGCGTATCAACCATAAAACGGTTCAACGTATTATGCAGAAAAATCAGTGGCAGTGCCGGGTTAAGGTGAAAAAGCGTAAGAAGAATGGGCAGCCATATGCCGTAGTCGATAATATATTGGATCGGAACTTTCAGTCTGATCGCCCTCTTGAAAAACTAGTAACGGACATCACATATTTGCCTTATGGACAGAAACAATTGTACCTTTCCAGTATATTAGATTTATACAATGGAGAAGTGATTGCTTATACGATTGGCGATAAGCAGGACACAGACTTTGTCTTAGACACACTTGAGCAGCTGCCAACATTGCCTGAGAACTGCGTGTTACATAGCGACCAAGGTTCTGTGTATACATCCTACGAGTATCAAAAAGCTGTTAACACAAAAGGCATTATCATGAGCATGTCCCGCAAAGGGACGCCCGCTGATAATGCCTCCATCGAATCGTTTCATTCCTTACTAAAGTCTGAAACGTTCTATCTTAACAGCATTGATCGAACTACGACCGCCATCGTAGAACGCACTGTCACAGAATACATTCATTATTATAACAATATTCGTATTCAAACGAAACTAAACAACCAATCACCGATAAACTATCGGCAATTGGCTGTTTAA
- the pstB gene encoding phosphate ABC transporter ATP-binding protein PstB, producing the protein MSIATEAVMKQEVYQVNGMNLWYGQHHALKNINLSIYENEVTAIIGPSGCGKSTFIKTLNLMIQMTPNVKLAGELNYNSSNILKDKVDIVDLRKNIGMVFQKGNPFPQSIFDNVAYGPRVHGTKNKKKLQDIVEKSLKDVALWDEVKDRLHSSALSLSGGQQQRLCIARALATNPDILLMDEPTSALDPISTRKIEELILELKNKYTIVIVTHNMQQAARVSDQTAFFYMGELVECDNTNKMFSNPQDQRTLDYITGKFG; encoded by the coding sequence ATGAGTATTGCTACCGAAGCTGTAATGAAACAGGAAGTCTATCAAGTCAACGGAATGAACTTATGGTATGGACAGCACCATGCTTTAAAAAATATCAATCTGAGCATTTATGAAAACGAGGTCACGGCGATTATCGGGCCATCAGGATGCGGGAAATCGACCTTCATTAAAACATTGAATTTAATGATTCAAATGACGCCGAATGTAAAGCTTGCAGGCGAGCTGAACTATAATAGCAGCAATATTTTAAAGGATAAAGTGGATATCGTGGATTTACGAAAAAATATCGGCATGGTATTCCAAAAAGGGAATCCGTTTCCACAGTCTATCTTTGATAATGTCGCTTACGGACCGAGAGTCCACGGCACTAAAAATAAAAAGAAGCTTCAAGATATTGTGGAAAAGTCATTAAAAGACGTGGCGTTATGGGATGAGGTGAAGGATCGTTTGCATTCATCCGCTCTTTCACTATCAGGGGGCCAGCAGCAGCGTCTTTGTATCGCCAGAGCGCTTGCGACAAATCCTGATATTTTGCTGATGGATGAACCGACATCTGCATTAGACCCAATCTCAACGAGAAAAATTGAAGAGCTCATTCTTGAGCTGAAAAATAAATATACCATTGTCATCGTCACGCATAACATGCAGCAGGCAGCAAGGGTTTCTGATCAAACCGCCTTTTTCTATATGGGAGAGCTTGTTGAATGCGACAATACCAATAAAATGTTCTCTAACCCGCAGGATCAAAGAACTCTCGATTACATCACAGGAAAGTTTGGGTAA
- a CDS encoding MFS transporter: protein MSKLKKVIGDVDVNKGLLFLLTIGGLYSLGIALSNTFVNVYLWKQSGKFIDLAIYNLSIVTMQPITFYLAGRLAKKIDRVFILRFGVIFLAAFYLSVLLAGETAASRLVLIGAVLGVGYGFYWLAFNVLTFEITEPDTRDFFNGFMGILSSSAGMIGPIVAGFVISRLENNTGYTVIFSLSLSLFALAVVMSFFLKRRESKGRFMLSKVFGERHSNMNWRRITNAHFFQGLREGIFVFLISVFVFIETNSELALGTFGLVNSAVSFFAYYFASRLIKKKARKKSILLGGLILYGALFLILFHMSFTTLLTYGVFIAIGYPLLLVPYVSLTYDVIGRARHARKARIEYIVLRELFLNAGRIVSILCFLLIVTLLKEDVGIPLSLAILGVGHPLIYYFVKDIRFKEKEEENETMEEDGQKRVTEPNLLKGER from the coding sequence ATGAGCAAACTAAAAAAAGTGATTGGTGATGTAGACGTAAACAAAGGATTACTTTTTCTGCTGACCATTGGCGGGCTTTACTCGCTGGGAATTGCACTGTCCAATACATTTGTTAATGTGTATCTTTGGAAGCAGTCAGGGAAATTTATTGATTTGGCGATATACAATTTATCCATTGTGACAATGCAGCCGATAACCTTTTATTTGGCTGGACGGTTAGCCAAAAAAATAGACAGGGTGTTCATTTTAAGGTTCGGTGTCATTTTTTTAGCTGCCTTTTATTTAAGTGTGCTTTTAGCCGGAGAAACGGCGGCCAGCCGGCTCGTGCTGATCGGCGCGGTGCTAGGAGTGGGCTATGGCTTTTATTGGCTTGCGTTTAACGTGCTGACCTTTGAAATAACAGAGCCGGACACGCGAGACTTTTTCAATGGATTTATGGGCATTCTATCTTCCTCTGCCGGAATGATCGGCCCGATTGTAGCGGGATTCGTTATCTCAAGGCTTGAAAATAATACGGGTTACACAGTGATTTTCAGTCTCTCCCTCAGTTTATTTGCCTTGGCTGTCGTGATGAGCTTTTTCTTAAAACGGAGAGAATCAAAGGGCCGTTTTATGCTGAGCAAAGTATTTGGAGAGCGTCATAGCAATATGAATTGGCGGAGAATTACGAATGCGCATTTTTTTCAAGGTTTGAGAGAAGGGATTTTTGTCTTTTTAATCAGTGTATTTGTATTTATTGAAACAAACAGCGAACTGGCCCTCGGCACATTTGGCCTTGTCAACTCAGCTGTTTCCTTCTTTGCCTACTATTTTGCATCCAGGCTGATTAAGAAAAAGGCCAGAAAAAAATCGATTTTGCTGGGCGGACTTATTCTCTATGGCGCGCTGTTTTTGATTCTGTTTCATATGAGCTTTACGACATTATTGACGTACGGCGTTTTTATTGCCATTGGCTATCCTCTGCTGCTCGTGCCATATGTATCACTTACATATGATGTGATAGGCCGGGCGAGGCATGCCAGAAAAGCAAGAATAGAATATATCGTGCTGAGGGAACTGTTTTTAAACGCCGGCAGGATTGTCTCCATTTTATGCTTTCTCCTGATCGTGACCCTTCTGAAAGAGGATGTGGGAATTCCTTTGTCACTCGCTATACTGGGTGTGGGGCATCCGCTGATTTATTACTTTGTCAAGGATATCCGTTTTAAGGAGAAAGAAGAGGAAAATGAAACCATGGAAGAAGATGGCCAAAAAAGGGTAACTGAACCGAATCTTTTAAAAGGCGAAAGATAA
- a CDS encoding phosphate ABC transporter substrate-binding protein — protein MKKNKLVLMLLMAAFMIIAAACGNAGESEKSNSDSAKGEGKASGSLTISGSSAMQPLVLAAAEKFMEENPDADIQVQAGGSGTGLSQVSEGAVQIGNSDVFAEEKEGINAKALVDHQVAVVGMAAAVNPDAGVKDISKDELKKIFTGKIKNWKELGGKDQKITLVNRPDSSGTRATFVKYALDGEEPAEGITEDSSNTVKKIIADTPGAIGYLAFSYLTDDKVTALSIGGVKPEAKNVATGEYPIWAYQHSYTKGEATDLAKEFLDYLKSEGIQKSIVTDQGYIPVTDMKVTRDANGKQS, from the coding sequence ATGAAAAAAAACAAATTGGTGCTTATGCTTCTGATGGCTGCTTTTATGATCATTGCAGCTGCATGCGGAAATGCAGGCGAAAGTGAAAAATCGAATAGCGATTCTGCAAAAGGAGAAGGAAAGGCATCAGGTTCTTTAACCATTTCTGGTTCATCGGCTATGCAGCCGCTAGTACTTGCAGCCGCAGAAAAATTTATGGAAGAAAACCCTGATGCTGATATACAGGTACAAGCTGGCGGTTCTGGAACAGGGCTTTCTCAAGTCTCTGAAGGAGCTGTTCAGATCGGGAATTCAGACGTTTTTGCTGAAGAAAAAGAAGGTATCAATGCAAAAGCGCTTGTCGATCATCAAGTCGCAGTAGTTGGTATGGCAGCAGCTGTAAACCCTGATGCTGGTGTGAAGGATATTTCGAAAGATGAATTGAAAAAAATCTTCACTGGCAAAATCAAAAACTGGAAAGAGCTTGGCGGAAAAGACCAAAAAATTACGCTTGTAAACCGTCCGGATTCTTCTGGCACACGTGCTACATTTGTGAAATATGCGCTTGACGGAGAAGAACCTGCAGAAGGCATTACTGAAGATTCCTCCAACACTGTAAAAAAAATCATTGCTGATACTCCGGGAGCGATTGGGTATCTTGCATTCTCATATTTAACAGACGACAAAGTAACTGCTCTATCTATTGGTGGTGTAAAACCTGAAGCGAAAAATGTTGCAACTGGCGAGTATCCGATCTGGGCTTACCAGCATTCTTACACAAAAGGTGAAGCGACAGATTTAGCTAAAGAATTTCTTGATTATCTAAAGAGTGAAGGTATTCAAAAAAGCATTGTTACTGACCAAGGCTACATTCCGGTTACTGATATGAAAGTGACACGCGATGCCAACGGGAAGCAAAGCTGA
- the pbpA gene encoding penicillin-binding protein 2A, whose protein sequence is MRRNKPKKQNHKEKKKSLPIRLNILFLAAFVIFTWIIVELGIKQIVQGDDYKNQANKQEQSEVSSAVPRGKIYDRNFNAIVTNKALNAITYTRSKSTTQDQRLKIAKKLSDMIKVDTKKVTERDKKDYWILTRPKEAKNLITSEERQKVKDKKLSDDDLYQLQLKRINEKQLNELTDKDMQILAIKRQMDSGYALTPQYIKNEDVSAKEMAVVSEHLDELPGVDVTSDWEREYPYKSLLRSVLGSVSSSDEGLPSNLLEHYLSLGYSRNDRVGKSYLEYQYESLLQGQKAKVENITDSNGNVTGTKTVSEGKAGKDLVLTIDIDLQKSVEKIIEKNLKSAKARPSTELLDRAFVVMMDPRNGEVLTMAGKQIKQENGKYKIDDYALGNMTSSYAMGSAVKGATVLTGLQTGAINLNTVFQDEPLYIGQDKNGKKSWTTLGPVNIQRALEQSSNVFMFKTAIALGKGEYKPHQALPIDTTAFDTFRNYFSQFGLGVKTGIDLPNEMTGYKGTSRLTGFLLDYAIGQYDTYTPLELAQYVSTIANGGYRLKPQLVKEVRDSNPEKGIGAVVQSVQPEVLNKVDMKSEYIKEVQAGFRRVATKGTAASQLASASYKPAAKTGTAQSFYDGPDKSKTGTAAYNTTLVAYAPADNPEIAISVVVPWAYVDYSAKYTITNEIGREVLDKYFELKSKQDKEDTQQKNKDKIEENAENATSSDN, encoded by the coding sequence ATGAGGAGAAATAAACCAAAAAAGCAAAATCATAAAGAGAAAAAGAAGTCGCTTCCGATCCGGCTGAATATTTTATTCTTAGCTGCCTTTGTTATATTCACCTGGATCATTGTGGAACTGGGCATCAAGCAGATCGTGCAAGGCGATGATTACAAAAATCAAGCGAATAAACAAGAACAAAGTGAAGTCAGCTCGGCTGTACCGCGCGGGAAAATTTATGATCGAAACTTTAATGCCATTGTGACAAATAAGGCTTTGAATGCAATCACATACACCAGATCTAAATCGACAACGCAAGACCAGCGTTTAAAGATCGCAAAAAAGCTGTCTGATATGATTAAAGTCGATACAAAAAAAGTAACAGAACGGGATAAAAAGGATTATTGGATTTTGACCAGGCCGAAAGAAGCCAAAAATTTGATTACCTCTGAAGAAAGACAGAAGGTAAAAGACAAAAAATTATCCGATGACGATTTATATCAGCTTCAGCTGAAACGGATTAATGAGAAGCAGCTGAATGAACTGACGGATAAAGACATGCAGATCCTCGCCATCAAAAGACAGATGGATTCAGGATATGCATTGACCCCTCAATATATCAAAAATGAGGATGTATCAGCGAAGGAAATGGCAGTAGTGAGTGAACATTTAGACGAACTGCCGGGGGTCGATGTCACGTCAGATTGGGAACGTGAATACCCGTATAAGAGCCTTCTCCGCTCAGTGCTCGGAAGTGTTTCCAGCTCTGATGAAGGTTTGCCGTCCAACTTGCTCGAGCATTATCTGTCGCTTGGCTACAGCCGGAATGACAGGGTCGGCAAAAGTTATCTGGAATACCAATACGAAAGCCTTCTGCAGGGACAAAAAGCAAAAGTCGAAAACATTACAGATTCAAACGGCAATGTCACGGGAACAAAAACCGTTTCTGAAGGAAAAGCCGGTAAAGATCTCGTGCTTACAATTGATATCGATTTGCAAAAATCAGTTGAAAAAATCATTGAGAAGAATCTCAAATCTGCTAAAGCAAGACCAAGCACTGAATTGTTAGACAGGGCATTCGTTGTCATGATGGATCCAAGGAACGGTGAAGTGCTGACAATGGCGGGTAAGCAGATTAAACAAGAAAATGGAAAATATAAAATTGATGATTACGCGCTAGGAAATATGACATCATCTTACGCCATGGGTTCGGCTGTCAAAGGTGCAACCGTCTTAACAGGTCTTCAAACCGGCGCTATCAACTTGAATACAGTTTTTCAGGATGAACCATTGTATATTGGGCAGGATAAAAATGGTAAGAAATCGTGGACTACTTTAGGACCTGTTAATATTCAAAGAGCCTTAGAGCAGTCTTCTAACGTATTTATGTTTAAAACTGCAATCGCGCTCGGAAAAGGTGAATATAAACCGCATCAAGCTTTACCGATTGATACGACGGCTTTTGATACATTCCGTAATTACTTCAGCCAATTTGGATTAGGTGTTAAAACTGGAATTGATCTTCCGAATGAAATGACAGGCTACAAAGGAACGAGCAGATTAACGGGATTCTTGCTTGACTATGCGATCGGCCAGTACGATACGTATACACCGCTGGAACTGGCGCAATACGTATCAACGATTGCAAACGGGGGCTATCGCTTGAAGCCTCAGCTTGTAAAGGAAGTCAGGGATTCTAATCCTGAAAAAGGAATCGGTGCTGTCGTGCAATCCGTTCAGCCGGAAGTGCTGAATAAAGTCGACATGAAAAGTGAGTATATCAAAGAAGTTCAAGCCGGATTCAGACGAGTGGCGACGAAGGGGACAGCTGCCAGCCAGCTTGCTTCCGCGTCTTATAAACCAGCGGCTAAAACAGGGACAGCTCAATCATTCTATGACGGGCCAGATAAATCAAAAACAGGAACTGCGGCTTATAATACGACACTTGTCGCTTATGCGCCGGCTGATAACCCTGAGATCGCTATCTCTGTTGTAGTTCCTTGGGCTTATGTTGATTACAGCGCTAAATATACCATTACAAACGAAATCGGCAGAGAGGTATTGGATAAATATTTTGAGCTGAAATCGAAGCAGGACAAAGAAGATACTCAGCAAAAGAATAAGGACAAAATCGAAGAAAATGCAGAAAACGCAACGTCTTCGGATAACTAA
- the pstA gene encoding phosphate ABC transporter permease PstA, which translates to MNRKITDKLATGMFGLCAAIIAAILVGLFSYIIINGVSQLSFDFITTKSSAIAAGGGIRDQLFNSFYILFITMLITIPLGVGGGVFMAEYAPNNKVTDFIRTCIEVLSSLPSIVIGMFGLLMFVNLTGWGYTIIGGALALTVFNLPVMVRVTEDAIRSVPKDLKEASLALGVSRWHTVKTVLIPSAIPSIITGAILASGRVFGEAAALLFTAGLTTPRLNFTEWNPFSETSPLNIFRPAETLAVHIWNVNTQGMIPDAEAIANGGSAVLVISVLVFNLLARWLGTMIYKKLTAN; encoded by the coding sequence ATGAACCGCAAAATAACAGATAAACTGGCGACTGGAATGTTTGGTCTGTGTGCAGCCATCATCGCTGCAATTCTGGTAGGCTTGTTTTCCTATATTATTATAAACGGTGTTTCTCAGCTCAGCTTTGATTTTATTACGACAAAATCGAGCGCCATTGCAGCTGGAGGAGGAATACGCGACCAGCTGTTCAACTCCTTTTATATTTTGTTTATTACAATGCTGATTACAATCCCGCTCGGTGTGGGCGGTGGAGTGTTCATGGCTGAGTACGCGCCTAATAACAAAGTGACTGATTTCATCAGAACATGTATAGAGGTGCTATCATCTCTTCCATCTATTGTCATTGGGATGTTTGGATTATTGATGTTTGTCAACCTAACAGGCTGGGGATATACGATCATAGGCGGAGCGCTTGCTTTAACTGTTTTTAACCTTCCTGTCATGGTGCGTGTCACAGAAGACGCGATCCGTTCAGTCCCTAAAGACCTGAAGGAAGCTTCTCTCGCTTTAGGTGTATCACGCTGGCATACCGTAAAAACGGTTTTAATTCCAAGTGCGATCCCTTCTATCATCACAGGAGCCATTTTAGCGTCAGGAAGGGTGTTCGGGGAAGCGGCGGCATTATTATTTACAGCCGGTCTGACAACGCCTCGTCTTAATTTTACAGAGTGGAACCCGTTTTCTGAAACATCGCCGCTTAACATTTTCAGACCCGCTGAAACACTTGCGGTACACATTTGGAACGTAAATACGCAAGGAATGATTCCGGATGCCGAAGCGATTGCCAACGGAGGCTCTGCGGTGCTGGTGATTTCTGTTCTTGTGTTTAATCTCTTAGCGAGATGGCTTGGCACGATGATCTACAAAAAGCTTACGGCAAATTAG